The following proteins are encoded in a genomic region of Neomicrococcus aestuarii:
- the hisI gene encoding phosphoribosyl-AMP cyclohydrolase gives MSESVQDVLDPSLAEKLVFNDAGLIPAIVQQYDSKEVLMMGWMDDIALARTLTTGRVWFYSRSRREYWRKGDTSGHVQYVKSAAMDCDADVLLITVDQIGVACHTGTRTCFTGRELEVVVGNADQAEETK, from the coding sequence GTGTCTGAATCTGTTCAAGATGTCCTTGACCCATCTCTTGCTGAGAAGTTGGTTTTCAACGACGCCGGATTGATCCCGGCGATCGTGCAGCAATACGATTCCAAAGAAGTGCTCATGATGGGCTGGATGGACGATATTGCTCTCGCGAGAACCCTCACCACCGGTCGAGTGTGGTTCTATTCGCGTTCTCGCCGCGAGTACTGGCGCAAGGGTGACACCTCAGGTCACGTGCAATACGTCAAGTCTGCCGCGATGGACTGTGACGCTGATGTCCTACTCATCACCGTTGACCAGATTGGCGTGGCCTGCCACACCGGAACCCGTACGTGCTTTACGGGCCGCGAACTCGAGGTAGTTGTTGGAAACGCCGATCAGGCTGAGGAGACAAAGTAA
- the trpB gene encoding tryptophan synthase subunit beta, whose protein sequence is MSENTTSQPAGGDSAVKDFLEGRRSLRDAPGPYFGAYGGRWMPESLIAALDQLEDTFEKAKADPEFLAQVSDLNRNYANRPSLLTEAKRLSEHAGGVRIFLKREDLNHTGSHKINNVLGQALLAKRMGKTRLIAETGAGQHGVASATAAALMGMECVVYMGAEDTRRQALNVARMELLGATVIPVTAGSQTLKDAINEALRDWVTNVDTTHYLLGTAAGAHPFPTLVRYFHQVIGDEAREQIIAQAGRLPDAVAACIGGGSNAIGIFHGFLDDPSVELYGFEAGGDGVETGRHAATITLGRPGVLHGARSYLMQDEDGQTVESHSISAGLDYPGVGPEHSYLSDLGRATYEPVTDTEAMDAFRLLCRTEGIIPAIESSHALAGALRLAHRWVAEGKKPEEQIIVVSLSGRGDKDVATAAEWFGLLDEKNPAEAAAQSEGEAK, encoded by the coding sequence ATGAGCGAAAACACCACGTCACAACCAGCAGGCGGGGACTCCGCCGTCAAGGACTTCTTGGAAGGGCGCCGCAGCTTGCGGGACGCGCCAGGTCCGTACTTCGGCGCCTACGGTGGACGATGGATGCCAGAGTCCCTCATTGCTGCGCTCGATCAGCTCGAAGACACCTTTGAGAAGGCTAAAGCGGATCCGGAGTTCTTGGCGCAGGTCAGCGACCTGAATCGGAACTACGCCAACCGTCCTTCGCTACTCACCGAAGCCAAGCGACTCTCCGAGCACGCTGGTGGTGTGCGCATCTTCTTGAAGCGCGAAGATCTCAACCACACGGGATCTCACAAGATCAACAACGTGTTGGGTCAGGCTCTTCTGGCCAAGCGCATGGGCAAAACTCGCCTCATCGCCGAAACCGGTGCCGGTCAGCACGGCGTCGCCTCCGCGACCGCCGCTGCCTTGATGGGCATGGAGTGCGTGGTCTACATGGGTGCCGAAGACACTCGCCGCCAAGCGCTCAACGTTGCTCGCATGGAACTGCTCGGCGCCACTGTTATCCCCGTGACCGCCGGATCCCAGACCCTCAAGGACGCTATCAACGAAGCGTTGCGTGACTGGGTGACCAACGTAGACACCACCCACTACCTCTTGGGTACTGCCGCTGGAGCACACCCGTTCCCTACGTTGGTTCGCTACTTCCACCAAGTCATTGGCGACGAAGCCCGCGAGCAGATCATCGCCCAGGCTGGCCGCTTGCCGGACGCCGTAGCCGCTTGTATTGGCGGAGGCTCCAACGCCATTGGTATCTTCCACGGGTTCCTTGATGACCCTTCCGTGGAACTTTACGGATTTGAAGCTGGTGGCGACGGCGTCGAGACCGGCCGCCACGCAGCCACCATCACGTTGGGACGCCCCGGCGTGCTTCACGGCGCACGCTCCTACCTCATGCAGGATGAAGACGGCCAGACCGTTGAGTCGCACTCCATCTCCGCAGGCTTGGACTACCCAGGTGTGGGCCCTGAGCACTCCTACCTTTCAGACCTAGGCCGCGCTACGTACGAGCCCGTCACGGACACCGAAGCCATGGACGCTTTCCGGTTGCTTTGCCGGACCGAAGGCATCATTCCAGCCATCGAGTCCTCTCACGCTCTCGCGGGCGCTCTGCGCTTGGCTCACCGCTGGGTGGCCGAGGGCAAGAAGCCCGAAGAGCAGATCATCGTGGTCAGCCTGTCAGGCCGCGGCGATAAAGACGTTGCCACCGCCGCTGAGTGGTTCGGACTCTTGGATGAGAAGAACCCGGCAGAAGCAGCAGCTCAAAGCGAAGGCGAGGCAAAGTAA
- a CDS encoding Trp biosynthesis-associated membrane protein, with product MTSRQVTLGSILGALLVLAAATQTWIHVVPTSTSVRLPEIDISGNDAATSVAALSVAALAAAAAATIARVVGRRIIGVILALSGIGIIAATFSVLSNIQAAAATTVGETLGQSVTEGSYTHTFWPYLAILGAVLAFAAGIVMTVRAGRWAVDRRHAQGAEQAPSQAELSQKGAAASSSSKNEKWDDIDSWDSLSRGDDPTAT from the coding sequence GTGACTTCTCGTCAGGTAACCCTCGGCTCCATTTTGGGGGCGCTCTTGGTGCTGGCTGCGGCCACCCAAACCTGGATTCACGTGGTCCCCACCTCCACCAGCGTGCGTCTTCCGGAGATTGATATTTCGGGGAACGACGCCGCCACTTCCGTTGCGGCGTTGAGCGTTGCGGCGCTGGCTGCCGCGGCTGCCGCTACGATCGCCCGCGTCGTGGGTCGCCGAATTATCGGCGTGATCTTGGCGCTTTCTGGGATCGGCATCATCGCCGCGACCTTCTCTGTCCTGTCCAACATCCAGGCTGCCGCAGCTACGACGGTCGGTGAGACGCTGGGTCAATCAGTGACCGAAGGCTCCTATACGCACACGTTTTGGCCTTATCTGGCCATCCTTGGAGCGGTGCTCGCATTTGCCGCTGGCATTGTCATGACGGTACGAGCGGGACGCTGGGCAGTCGACCGCCGTCACGCCCAGGGCGCCGAGCAGGCGCCTTCGCAAGCAGAGCTCTCACAGAAGGGTGCGGCTGCGTCGTCGTCCTCAAAAAATGAAAAGTGGGACGACATCGATAGCTGGGACAGCCTTTCCCGCGGCGACGACCCGACCGCAACATAG
- a CDS encoding HGxxPAAW family protein, translating to MNTRAQQVLEQEIDPMHAEAVGHGNSVAAWTCIGIMLIGVLVGAIAFALHAPIGVLIGGIIVVLGLVAGWLMVKAGYGVGGSKSKNAH from the coding sequence ATGAACACCCGTGCACAACAGGTTCTCGAACAGGAGATCGATCCGATGCATGCTGAGGCTGTAGGACACGGCAACTCGGTGGCCGCTTGGACCTGCATCGGCATCATGCTGATCGGCGTTCTGGTTGGTGCAATCGCCTTCGCACTGCACGCCCCTATTGGCGTACTCATCGGCGGCATCATTGTGGTGCTCGGCCTCGTTGCCGGATGGCTCATGGTCAAGGCCGGATACGGCGTAGGTGGCAGCAAGTCCAAGAACGCCCACTAA
- a CDS encoding anthranilate synthase component I: MQRLGEIFPTREGFRELAKDRRVVPISMRILGDTYTPISLYSKLAQSRPGTFLMESAAAGGVWSRYSFIGVNSPATLTSKDGAAYWMGEVPVGVPTEGISVEVLRDTVAALKSKPLPGLPTLTSGMVGFVGWEAVRHWEKLPNPPHDDLHLPEIAMILVGDMAVHDNTDGTVTLIANAINFDGTDEHMDTAYDAALDRLAEMLDRLNAPGHEAAVVLTGHDIEREELLKTITHSWDEKSYQDAIRVGKQAIVDGEVFQVVISRRFELETDAAPLDIYRVLRATNPSPYMYIYTFENPGGGAYSIVGSSPEALVTLNDRHVITHPIAGSRPRGATYEEDQLHEKDLINDEKERAEHLMLVDLSRNDLSKVCEPGSVEVTQFMEVERFSHIMHLVSNVVGTLRPDATAYDTLAATFPAGTLSGAPKPRALRLLDELEPQRRSVYGGVVGYFDFDGDMDMAITIRSALVKDGRAYVQAGGGIVADSVIEAESLESVNKSAAPIRAVYAAGSVKHATSYIIREYRAAETSLTVESLSLESQTAEGAK, translated from the coding sequence ATGCAGCGCCTTGGCGAAATTTTCCCCACGCGTGAAGGCTTCCGCGAGCTCGCGAAGGACCGTCGCGTAGTACCCATCAGCATGCGCATTTTGGGGGACACTTACACTCCCATTTCGCTGTACTCAAAGCTGGCGCAAAGCCGTCCCGGCACGTTCTTGATGGAGTCTGCCGCAGCTGGCGGCGTGTGGAGCCGCTACTCTTTCATCGGCGTAAATTCGCCAGCCACGCTGACCAGCAAAGATGGCGCCGCCTACTGGATGGGCGAGGTGCCTGTGGGCGTGCCGACCGAAGGTATAAGCGTCGAGGTTCTGCGTGACACCGTCGCTGCACTGAAGTCCAAGCCGTTGCCCGGCCTCCCTACCTTGACCTCCGGAATGGTGGGATTCGTGGGCTGGGAAGCCGTTCGCCATTGGGAGAAACTTCCCAACCCACCGCACGATGATCTTCACTTGCCGGAAATTGCGATGATCCTCGTAGGGGACATGGCTGTTCACGACAACACGGACGGCACCGTCACCCTCATTGCGAACGCCATCAACTTTGATGGCACGGACGAGCACATGGACACCGCCTATGACGCCGCGCTGGACCGTCTCGCCGAGATGCTCGACCGACTCAACGCTCCAGGCCACGAGGCTGCCGTGGTGCTCACCGGTCACGACATTGAGCGCGAAGAACTCTTGAAGACCATCACGCATTCGTGGGATGAGAAGTCCTACCAAGACGCTATTCGCGTGGGCAAGCAAGCCATCGTGGACGGTGAAGTTTTCCAGGTGGTGATCTCGCGCCGCTTTGAGCTGGAGACGGACGCCGCGCCGCTGGACATTTACCGTGTTCTGCGCGCCACCAACCCCAGCCCGTACATGTACATCTACACGTTCGAAAACCCGGGCGGTGGAGCGTATTCGATTGTGGGCTCGTCACCGGAAGCGCTCGTGACCCTCAACGATCGTCACGTCATCACGCACCCCATCGCCGGTTCCCGTCCGCGAGGAGCCACGTATGAAGAGGACCAGCTCCATGAGAAGGACCTCATCAACGATGAGAAGGAACGAGCCGAGCACTTGATGCTCGTGGATCTGTCCCGCAACGACCTCTCCAAGGTCTGCGAACCGGGCTCCGTGGAAGTCACTCAGTTCATGGAGGTTGAGCGTTTCAGCCACATCATGCACTTGGTCTCCAACGTGGTGGGGACCCTTCGCCCGGATGCCACGGCGTATGACACGCTCGCGGCGACGTTCCCGGCGGGTACGCTGTCCGGCGCTCCTAAGCCGCGCGCTTTGCGCTTGCTCGATGAGCTCGAGCCGCAGCGCCGCAGTGTTTACGGTGGCGTGGTGGGCTACTTCGATTTCGACGGCGACATGGACATGGCCATCACTATCCGTTCGGCCTTGGTCAAGGACGGACGCGCTTATGTTCAGGCCGGTGGTGGAATTGTTGCCGACTCAGTCATCGAAGCTGAAAGCCTCGAGAGCGTGAACAAGTCCGCGGCCCCCATACGCGCCGTCTATGCGGCAGGCTCCGTAAAGCACGCTACCTCGTACATCATTCGTGAGTATCGAGCAGCCGAAACTTCCCTGACGGTTGAGTCCTTATCGCTTGAGTCCCAGACAGCTGAAGGTGCCAAGTGA
- the trpC gene encoding indole-3-glycerol phosphate synthase TrpC, producing MTVLQSIIDGVREDLEGRRLTVDEREIIELASAATPALDAFAALGGREAGEDRDQSVRIISEVKRKSPSKGALADIPEPAALASMYEAGGASVISVLTEERRFGGSLTDLDAVRAAVSIPVLRKDFMVEPYQFFEARAHGADLVLLIVAALDDAKLAEFLALTHQLGMNALVETHTPEEIQRAVAVGAKIIGVNTRNLKTLDVDITTFGALKDLIPSDRVIVAESGVQELADVQLYGSQGADAILVGEALVKSGDPEATVRAYREAATAARAGK from the coding sequence GTGACGGTTCTACAAAGCATCATTGACGGCGTTCGTGAAGATCTTGAAGGACGTCGCCTCACTGTCGACGAACGCGAGATCATCGAACTAGCGAGTGCTGCTACTCCCGCCTTGGACGCTTTCGCAGCTCTCGGCGGCCGCGAAGCCGGCGAAGATCGGGACCAGTCGGTTCGCATTATTTCCGAGGTCAAGCGCAAGTCTCCTTCCAAGGGTGCCCTCGCGGACATTCCAGAACCGGCAGCTCTTGCGTCCATGTACGAAGCTGGCGGAGCTTCCGTTATCTCCGTACTGACGGAAGAACGCCGTTTCGGTGGAAGCCTCACGGATCTAGACGCGGTGCGGGCTGCGGTAAGCATCCCTGTCCTCCGCAAGGACTTCATGGTGGAGCCGTATCAATTCTTCGAGGCTCGTGCTCACGGCGCGGACCTTGTGTTGTTGATTGTGGCCGCGCTGGATGATGCGAAGCTCGCAGAGTTCTTGGCGCTCACGCACCAGCTGGGCATGAACGCTCTCGTGGAAACCCACACTCCTGAAGAGATTCAGCGAGCCGTAGCCGTCGGCGCGAAGATCATCGGCGTGAACACGCGAAACCTCAAGACGTTAGACGTGGATATCACCACGTTCGGGGCGTTGAAGGATCTAATTCCTTCTGACCGTGTCATTGTGGCGGAGTCTGGAGTTCAAGAACTCGCGGATGTTCAACTGTATGGATCACAGGGTGCAGATGCCATTTTGGTGGGGGAGGCGCTCGTCAAGAGTGGCGATCCCGAGGCAACCGTGCGGGCATACCGTGAGGCAGCCACCGCTGCAAGAGCGGGTAAGTAA
- a CDS encoding TIGR03085 family metal-binding protein, which yields MRYVDTSREALADVLVSVGPDADTLCEGWTSRHLAAHLLLRENSALSAGLVVPFLRAPLESKLEELAARARDLPSYLDLVNQFRAGPTRFSPFRIRRVERAANLLEYFVHTEDVRRARSRWAPRHLDEDYVEALWEDLKQRSKLLYAKSPVGVILVRRDGVRFVAKKGKESVAITGHVGELIMHSHGRQEHALVTFEGNPEAIKKLTHLESPLG from the coding sequence ATGCGATACGTTGACACTTCTCGAGAGGCTCTGGCCGATGTTCTGGTTTCAGTTGGACCAGACGCGGACACACTGTGCGAAGGGTGGACGTCACGCCACCTCGCTGCGCACCTATTACTCCGCGAAAATTCCGCGCTTTCTGCCGGACTTGTAGTCCCGTTCCTGCGGGCACCGCTGGAGTCCAAGCTTGAAGAACTCGCCGCGCGCGCAAGAGACCTTCCGTCTTACCTTGATCTCGTCAATCAGTTCCGCGCTGGCCCCACACGCTTCTCGCCTTTTCGCATTCGCCGCGTAGAACGCGCCGCGAACCTCCTGGAATACTTCGTGCACACGGAAGACGTGCGCCGCGCGCGCAGCCGCTGGGCTCCTCGACACCTGGACGAGGATTACGTTGAAGCGCTCTGGGAAGACCTCAAGCAACGCTCCAAGCTGTTGTACGCAAAGAGCCCGGTCGGCGTGATCCTAGTCCGCCGCGACGGCGTGCGATTCGTGGCGAAAAAGGGCAAAGAATCCGTAGCCATCACAGGACACGTGGGCGAACTCATCATGCACTCGCACGGGCGGCAGGAACATGCGCTCGTGACCTTTGAAGGCAACCCCGAGGCCATCAAGAAACTCACCCATCTTGAATCCCCACTGGGCTAA